TATACCAATTATGGCAGGTGttgataaattttgaaattcaaatacaaGCTTCTACTAACTAGTTATTTCTGGCTACATTTTCGTGATTTAgtcttgtttgaattttttctcTTGCTGGctactttttgttttgtttttcttttgtagttCAGGTCACTACTATATGTAAATTATAGGGATCACGGGGCTGCAGCTACCAATGGTATAGACTAGGAATTTTTATTCTGGCCCGTGCTTGTATTGGAGAGGATGATCTGTTTCTAAACCAGATGCATAAGTCATGCCATGTTGATATATCTTTTGGATTAATGACAGGTTTCTTTCATGagagattttgaaaatgaaaggttgtgacttttcaTTCGGTTATGAAATGTGACTCTCAATAAGGAGTGTGATATGTGACTTCAAACCAAAGACCATACTATGTAACTTTTTATTAAGAATGTGTCTCTTTGAAAGGTcaaattttttcactaaaaatatgTGATTctctatttatattatatattagttaattaatataCCTATtcaatattctttaaaaaaaaaatttccttctCTATCATGATTGATTATTAAAAGTATTATGTGAAAAAAATTCCAATCAATTATATGGTTGATGAATATGAACTAATTAAATGTAGTTTACACACCTTGTAGCACTAGTTAAATTGTATTAATTAGGACTACTATAAGATGTTTTAATGAAGGGGAATAATCAACTAGTTATTAGTCTGAGTGATACTCTGAGTGATactgatttgatttttttaagcaaGATCTTCTTAGTCCgaattttatggataaaaaaaatataattaaaaaaaaagatctcATTAAAGATCAATtagattttttgataaaaaataattatcagcAAAACTAATAAATGCTCAGTACTAATAtcatgttgataaaaaaattaaaaaagattatagGTTATTATATAATGAGGGATGAATGTGCATGcgaataattattttcaagtgCTTTTAGAAGGAAgtcttcaaaaaatataatgtacTTTTTTTTGGATAATATTGGAGGCGAGAAAGGGATATCAAAttgaaaacaagaaaagaagaatatgATTATATGCATAACTCAAATTATTGAAACGAAATGGTTAATTATATATGTGAGAACATGATTATGTGGTATTGTCTACAGAAACAATGAAAACTTAACATCAGCTAGCagacattaattattaatttgtcttCCGTATTGACAAATACAAATTACTAGTATGCGTTTATAAAAGTAAGAATATAATGCGACAAGCTTTAGCTACGTATCTCTCTAATTTATTAGATGTTTATCTATAAGCTCCATCTATATTTGGAACAAGAGGAAAAGAATTATACATAGACTACATAACAAGAATATATAGAGAGAGGGACCAATTCGGTCCGCATATCACATTAGCATCGACACACActcaaaaattaaacaaacaaacaattaattaaataacctccccaacaaattaaaataaaatttgttcaaTGGGAAGCCTATATAGGTAAGTGTGACAAGAACTCACATAAGTTATTCTAGAATCTTAATCCATAGAACAAAAGCCAGCCACAATTAatacttattatataacataattatatatcatatatctCCCTTTCCAGCTTCATCACTTGTTCATCTAGCTGGTGTCTCTAGCACAATGTGTGATTTGCGTGCAACCACGATTGTAAGGGTTGGCACGACCCCTCTGCTGGCAATTGTAGTAGGATCTTCCACGGTTACCACATGGCACATTGTTGGCATTTAGGGCACCATAGCTAATGTACTGTTGCCGGCCAGCGAGCGTTCGACGATTGGTCTCTGAATCAAGCAACATCTCATTGTCATCTCCAATGAGATCATGGACCACAGCAGCACCATGAAAGCCATATTCATGATGAACACTAGAAGCCTCAGCCACCATGGCCAAGGCCAGGGCCAAGAGGAGGAAAGAGAGCCAGGGTTTGAAGTTCATTTCAAAAGGGTAGGGTAGGgtagtgagtttttttttttttttttttggctttggaATGTaaaagagaatgagaagagCCTTTAGGGCTGATTTTATCGCTGTCCTTCCTTGTGTAGGAGGGGAAAGAAGAGGATATAGGAGAAAAAAGTTGAGTAGGTAGTTAGTTTCTAGGGATAAAAAAGGATAGATTTTCGTGGCTGTTACTTGTGATTTAACGTAATTTTGGGCAGTGCCCGATTCTTGCTCCTGCTTTTTCTCTTATGCTCTTTGTGACTTAGAATTAATTCTATATATGCTAGATAGAGATCATGTGTTGtggtttatactttatatttcaAATGCATGACTGCCATGCATGGTGAAGTTGCTATAAATTGAAAGGAATTACGTGTTTCTCTAAATAATAATGACTTTATTTGCAATGAAAGATACTAAAATGAGAAATGCATgataattaaacatttataagactatttatttttttgaaggaGCTTGTATAGGATTATTATATACCTAGTATTGCTTCTAtctcatattttatttcatttctgttttttattctttgttacATCAATTGTcagtttatcaaaaaaaaaaaattccttgttCCACTCGTACGCCTTAAATTTGGGATGCACGATTAGCTTTTTTCCATTTATATAACATTATCTATAAAGGTGAGAGatacaaatataagaaaaaggaCAGTAAGCACTCAACGTGTGCATTAATTgatacaagttttttttaaaaatttatttataagaatcaaaAATAGATAAAGGATTATTATAATAACTCATCCACAtttctcaacttttttttaaaatttattcataagAATCAAAAATTGATAAAGGAGGATTATAATAACTTATGCATATTTCTCAATCAACTAAACTAAATCAATCCCTTTAAGAGTTTTTcatatgtaattatattaaatatatgaagGGAAGATTTTATTGCctataataatcatatttaGCTTAAGCAAAATTATTTTCCATTGAGGTTATCTATGTTtctaaaaaaactaatgttaatattaaaatataaatgaaaacaaTCTTACAAAAAGGTTATCTTATAAATCATTTAAGGCTTAATATCCAATTTGGtcacttaatttattttatgtgttcaattgggtattttagtttttatagtatGCAATTGGGTCTCTTAATCTCTTTGTTTGTAAAATTTACTCAATTGGGTCCTTAGTGTTTGCTCTGTTAAGTATGTCGATAAACCTACCATATGTGGCCACtgttggatattttttaattggtttaattGATGACTTGTAAtattatgataatattttattttattttaatatgcaaTTGTAAAATGTTGTCGTTTGCACTAGTTTGGGAAATTGTGAGTCAAAACTATGGGAAAACTCATTCTCAGAACCAAGGGAGtctttatttgagaaaaatcttCATTCAAGTAATGGATCATTTTGGAGATTAGGGTTCGTTAAAAGGCACAGAAAAAATGCGATATTGATATATCAAGGGCTATGGCACAAAAAGCTTGAATTTCTGCAAAAATGGAGGTGGAAGGTTCATTCAAAAATAGTTCACCGGGATTTATGACTATACTAATGCATTACCTTATGCTAACAAAGGGTCAACAATAAAGGTTCAAGTTGAGGGAGTATAAGGAACTGACAGTCAATTGGAAAATCCAAATAGTAATTTGTCCTCAACCTTCTAGAGATTATATGTTTTGTTTGCAAGCATGTAAGGAAAGTTTCCTTATGTCAAGACCTGTCATTGGGTTGGATGGTTGCTTCCTGAAAAGAATGTTGGAAGGTTCATTCTAGCAATTGTTGGTGTAGACCCAAATAATCAGATGGTGTCAATTGCGTATGTTATGGCAGAGGAGGAATCATATGACAATTGGAAATGGTTTTTGCAAATGCTAATCAATGATTAGGGTGgtccacaaaaatataatacatatacATTCATGATTGATAGACAAAAGGTAACAAACACTAtcctcaacattttttttatgtttttatgatatACATTCGTGAATGGTGTAATTTTTGTTTAGAGTTTGGTGCCTACACTTGTAGAGTTGTTGCCTAGAGCTGAGCATATATTTTGTGTCTGacacatgtataataattttaaaaaatagcttCTAGGCAAGAAATTAAAGGATCTAATTTGGAAAGCAACAAGGGAAACATATCCTAATGCATGGGAGAGAATAATGAAGGAAATTAAATCTattaataattatgtatatttgtgTTTGATAGGGATTTCACCTAGGTAAGTTAGTGAAAAAATGCATGTTGGTTACACTATATGGATTTGTCATATTTCTTACacttttttaatatgataacAGTGTTATAGTTTAGGCCAAATCTAAGCATGTAGTTTTTATGTTAGAGCACATCAAGTTGTACTTAATGGAGAGATGGAAGAAAAATAGATAAAGTATTGCAAACTTTGAAGGAAGCATTCTACCTAAGATTAGAAAGAGATTCCAACTAAAGTCATCATACAATAGTCCATGGTTACCATTGTAATTGCTTCAATCATTATTTATGTGTCATTTTGTTTGCCTATGCCACTACTGCAGTACTTACTTATGTGTGCATTTTGTAGGTAAGATGGACAAGGACTATTTGAAGAAAGGCACATCACCTATGTAGGTGATAAATATGTTGTCAACTTGAAGGAGtaataaatcatttttgaatAGTATTTTGTATGATCTTTTGTgccatttttcatatattttcttgGTAGAAATCACATTTGgacattaattttgtattgtaGAAGTACAACCGCTCAATTAAGTGAAAGAgttaaaaattacacaaatttatGATGATTTGAAGATTCTGCACTTGATCACAGTTATGGTACATTGATCACGACCATAGTAATCGGCATGACCACAATAAAGTGATGGCAGCCCCTTCCAAAACAGCGTCAAGATCCAACAATAACCGTGGTTAAATCATAAGGGTCATGGTCAGCCAAGAGGGTCATTGTCAATCCATAATGGCCCAAGGCTTCAGCATTATTTTTTACTACGATCATGGTGCACCTTTTCGTGTAGATATATTTAGAAAGCCATATATAAGTAAGTCTTTAGGCTTTGTAAAATTCTAAGTTTAATCTTAAGTTTTATTCTTATCTtttaatgaatttgaattttgagagCTAAAAAGCGTAGACAACACCACTAGGAGGAATCATGATCATCGTTTCTGCCTATTGGTATgtctatgattaatttttataggaTTATTAATTTTGCTCTAATCATGAATGGCTAGTCTCCCTAGTCCAAGGGTTAAAATGTAATTATTCAAATGCACTCCTCTCCTTATTCTTAATGAAATTTCTCattgttttatgttaattaattttctttttattttaatgtttatttggaaCCTATCATTTTAATACTCAATCGATTGCATAATAGTGATCATATGCATGTAATTGATAGATCTAAGTAGAGAATGTTTTGTACCAAATTGCATGGTCAAACTGTTTAAGTAATTTCTAATAGAttagttaatctttaattaatcgTCCCTAAAATTGACTTTATATTTTGACTTAAATTGATAGATCCATGATTATTGGGCTATTGATTTAACGCAAAACGCATCTTTTAAACTTGATCGTAGGCTTTAGTTGATTTTGGGAATCGGTAATTAACTTGGGAAAGAATTTCATTAGGACTAAGATTGGGAAAAAATTGATACTATTGAGTCATAACCCATGGTCACTCTTATTATAACTCAAAACCTCTCTTTATATCCATCTATTTGTTCttataaaaaccaaaatcataaaaatatttaaatcctcTTTTTAATCATCTTTACTGTTagtttaataaatttgattaattgagAATACAACTAATCCTTTGGGTTTGAAATCCAGACTTTCAAATCTATTGTTACTATTGCGTAGGGTACATCTACCCTTCTGTGAgcctaatatattttattcatcaaGGGGAATGATTGCAGCTGTAGGAAATGGATGTTAAGTGGAATCCCTTGTTGTCATGCAATTTCATCCATGAAATTTAATAATCAGGAACCAAGAGACTGCATCCTTACATGTTTTAGGAAAGAGGCATATGAGAGTGTTTATGCACCAATTATTCATGCTGTAAATGGGACAAAATTGTGGAAAAGAACATGGTGCAATGATGTCCTACCACCAAAGAAAAAGATGTTGGGTCAACCCTAGAAGAAAAGAATTCAAGAACCAGGGGAAAAAAACTATTGATGGCATAAAGATCAGAAAGATTggtgtgcaaaaaaaaattagcatttACCTTCAATTTGGGCATGACAAATCAACTTGCAAGGATGCACCAATGAATACACCACAACCTAGCCAAACAGCAACACAAACCAATGTGCCTAGCCAAACCAATCACCACCCAAACCATTGTGCCTAGTCAAGCAAAAACCCAAACAACAACACAAATCAATGGGCCTAGGCAAGCCCAAACCCAAACAACAGCATAAACCAATGTGCCTAGGCAAACCCAAACCTCTGACACAAACCAAACCACATATCCTAGCCAAAGACAATCCATTACCTCAATTCAAGTTGTTGCATCTCAGTCAACCCAACCATATACATTTGTACCATTGAACATCAACTTAATAGGGAAGAAGCTGCCAACTAAAAGACCTTGGTGGAAGCCATGATGCTTCAATATGACTTTCAAAAGTGTTTTAGGTTGTAATGTCTTGATATAGAACATTACTTTAGTTTTAGTTAAGTTCTATTGcactgtttgaatgttgttatgTTCAGTTCTATCTATTTTAAGGAtacatttgaaatttattttggtaATGCTCCTTGGTATGTATTTTGGAGtacaattgaaatttatttttcaaccaTCAAAATATTGGgttgtttataaattatatttactaTTGGTTATTTGTTGTGCTTAATAGTGTTAgaaatttattgtcatttacaaaaatttgtCACAACATCAAAAGGTTTGTTATAATATCAAAAGGCCTTATTTAATTTAACCCATCAAAATATCTATTACAAAATGACTTCAAATACATGACCAAACAAAACCTACATGTGCACCTCATCTAAACATAGCATATTCTACAATTGTGAACCAATACAAGCTTGTCAAAAGGTCCATATTGTCAACAATGACTTCAAATACATTACTAAACAAAACATATGGGTGCACCTAATCTAAACATAGAATTTTACAACTATGAACCAATATCAACTTCAAAATGATATCAATTAATTCAAGTACAGATTCCTTCCATCTCTACCTCCTATCATCTTCAAAATACATTACTTTCTACTTCAAGTAAAGATTCCTTCCATCTCTACCTCTTATAATCTTCAAAATACATTACTTTCTACTTCAAGTACAAATTTCTTCCATCTCTACCTCCTATGTTCCACATTAATGTCATCAAAATGGCATTCACCAGTACAAgaaaacaccacattgcaatgAATAACTTCAACCACTTTTTGGTTTCCTTCAATGAACTTTTAACTTTCATgatctttctcctttgttggaaAATCACCAAGTCTTTTTCATCATTTAGTTCAACTGaacaccaataaaaaaaaattgcatccaAGTTTATTACTCCCACTATGTTTTCAATGGAAAAAACCtacaaattaaacatgaatCAAAGCCATAATATTATATAGAAATGACCAAATTGTTCAAGAAAAACTCACCTAGTTAGGACATCCCCAAAATTGCCTCCCATTATATCTGGTAGTGTGTGTTGTTCGAATAACACAAAGCTCCTTGCAGTTCTTGGTGGCACAATTCTTCCTCTTTCAGCACTAGAGACACTCCTCAACATGTCATTGCCACTAGAAGAACCTTGGaagttcgaaattcaattcgaTAAGGATGAGCAAAGGGAGGAATCGAGTAGAATGAGGTAGAGGAGGAACCCTAGTTTTTCGATGCATCAATTTGGGGATGACCAAGAAGAAAAAGAccaaaacattattaaaataaaatcaataagcCACCTATACACCCACTTAGTGATGTTTGTCTTATTCTGACGGTAAGGACCCATTGGGTAAGTTTTACAAACAAAGTGACCCAATTGCATACTACAAAAACCAAAGGACTCAATTGagcacataaaataaatttagggGCCAAATTGGATATTAAGTCATAATTTAACTTTGTTAAAATTAGGAGTAATCATAATTTGTCATGTTCCATTAATTTGACCATGTCTAAAAGAGACTTTTGATAGGTTCAAATTTAAGAACTTAaatcaaaatacatttttaagacAAATTCAAGCTATATTGGGTCATCCTAACCTATTcccaagtttttattttttttttcctattttgatCTTGTTTTTGTCAAGGCATTTGAATCATGCACCTCCCAACTTGTATCATACACCTCCCATTTTATTTATGTGGACAGAAAATCGTCCTTTCACCATAAACCAATGTTCTAAAATAGTTATTTCTGAAAGTTATTTTTACCTTCCGAAATAGTTATTCCAAAAGGTAAAAATTACCTTCCAAAATAACTATTCCGAAATAAGATGTGctttgaaaacctattctaGATAGGGTGATATCCCTTGTTCTCCTTTTCCCTTTACCTTCATCACAACCCTACTCACCAAAATCAATAACAATCCCCATCTTTTATGTCATGAATCCATGTTCCCCTTGTCCCCGTCTCTCATTCCCCTTACACTTAAgttattaaatcaaatatataaatgtgtTGGTGGAGGTGCATAGTAGTGCAGTGGTGTTGGGTGAAGGGCAATGATCGATGCAAGTTGTCCATGGCAGGGAAGGAAGGTGTTGAGACATAAGTCATTTTGGGATATTTTTATCCATACAAATAAAATGGGACATGTAGGATACAATTCGGTTTGTGCAAGATTCAAATGcattttgtcaatgattttttttctttttttcgcaATCCAAGTTAATTAGATTGTGCAAACTTTGGTCCATTGTAAATTGGGCTTTTTTTATGGGTGATGTGAAGCGGATGCCGTAAGTAGCTTAACTTTTTTGAGTTTTGTAAAATCTCTACCAATTAAATAGGTTGTTTCCTTTTCGGTTGCACAAGAGTTCTCTAGTTCATATTTATGAGCAAAGTTTGACCAAGAAAACAAGTATTTATGAACAAAGCATACCATCCCAacgtttctttaaaaaaaataaatgagttcTGAGTGGAAACAAATTAAGGAGTTATTATAgaaatgatatatattaaatgaaaattacataACTTTCAAATGAACTAtcttcttctaatttttatttgtatgcttgattttcataattatttatttattttcatttattttaatctctaaattgagtttcaatattttttataaatgaattctcaataattaaaaataaatttatggtataatttaattttaaaaaactgaaatataatttatatatatttaaaattttgatttactatgaattttaataataatataattatatatttaaaaatattaatttattataaattataattgtataaaactaaatatttatCTATGCGACTAAAAtactactttatatatatatatgcaaagagagaggaaaagagagagatattTATCACTAATATTTTTCTGGGCCTCAGTAAAAGTTTGGCCTTAAGCATAGGCGATTAATAATTGGTGTTTTGTTActgaaacaaaaattgaattccATTTCCAACTAAAGCATGTTTGGGACAACTtatgatttaaaatttcatctttttttagaaaataaattgttttgaaaaagacTAGATGCTTGAGATCCTAGCttaaatttagaaagaaaaaaaaactttttttaaaaaataagcaatTTAAAAAGCTGAAAATTTGTACCTTGTGGTGATTTTTCAACCGCTTATTTTCCTTTTAGCGGTTTTATAgcattttattatgtaaaaaataaattcttttgttGCATCAAAacgaaattattattttcaaattactgTTCAGCAAACTTACCCACACAAAAcataattatgattataatcgattattgaaataatctattttttttaccgTTGTTCCGAACACACTTAAAATGTCAAAAACTTTACTTGAAGCTTTTGGTTTTCTGGATCATGCTTGTGAAATTGGTTAACCTTGCAAGATTATTGTAGTGCTATCGATTATTTCCTCATTGAAATTAATAAATGGGTAGACTCCAAATGAGAGAATTCTCTCCACAAAGCAAATGGAAATATATTAGACTTGTTCACATTTAGAAGTTGTATTGGCActctaaaaaatattcaaaatctcATATTGTTGTCTATAATAATCTAACCCATCAAATCATGAATTCCGGAATTTCAATAGAGAATAAAATTTCCATGCCCGTGACACAGAATTCCAACTAAAAACCCATGTTTGCATTTGCACAAAGTCCCAAGAAGTTTCTTCCAAAAATTCTTGCCCTCTTGTAAAATTGGTCAAACCAGCTTAAGGTTACTTATATAAAGTGTTTGTCAATCATTTTCAATTGGAATTTGTTAAAGAGatatttttcaaattgttttattgggGATATGGCCAAGGCCAATGCATCTGATATAGTTACAATTAgacattactaaaaaaatttgtcTCTAAAGTTTGGGCTTAGTCCTTCTTCTTTATATTGTTATGTCATGATAAATATTAGACTCTAAAATTATCACATTCACAATCAAAATAGTTATCAATAGAAATTCTTTAAATATGTTGGGAAAAACTCGGATTTTTCTTATTCGTGAAGTTAAGATAG
This region of Glycine max cultivar Williams 82 chromosome 7, Glycine_max_v4.0, whole genome shotgun sequence genomic DNA includes:
- the LOC100306584 gene encoding RALF domain-containing protein precursor — encoded protein: MNFKPWLSFLLLALALAMVAEASSVHHEYGFHGAAVVHDLIGDDNEMLLDSETNRRTLAGRQQYISYGALNANNVPCGNRGRSYYNCQQRGRANPYNRGCTQITHCARDTS